In [Phormidium] sp. ETS-05, the genomic window ATTAATTTCTGACTCGGTGGTAAAATTGATAGTGACGGTGGCCGTGGGAGCGCTGGCCAGCACGATGTCATAGGTGGCATTGACGCCACCTTCGGTGACATTAATCGTGTTAGCACTGACAGTTATCCCCGCCGTGTCATTATTGGTATTCGTCACCGCCACATCTGGGGCATCAAAACCGTTGTAGTTGGGGTCAGCACTGACAGCAGGAGCCGTAACGATGTTGTAATTAATATCGCCATCATCTACATTATCATCTACCCCAGTAATGGTGACGGTTTGGGCAAGATTCCAGTTAGCCGGAGTAAAGATTAAACTGGTCTTATCGATACCTCAGCCGGATTGTCACCGCTGAGGTTAATCGTCACATCGGCGGTGGGTTGGGTATTCAGAACTACGGTAAAATTAGCCGTACCCCCCGCTTCGGTGGTGGTGACGCGATGGGAGCGGTGATACCGGCGGTTATCTTTCGGTAATGGTGAAACTGGCATTAGTGGTAGTCCCTAGCTGAATGCCAGCGGTAGGGTTGCTGATGGTAAAGGTGGCGGTTTCGTCCCTTCGGCGATGCTGTCTTGAGCAATAGTGACGGTGACGGAACCGGTAGTGGCACCGTCGGGAATGGTAATTTGAGTGGGGATGGGGTGCTAAAGTCGCTGTTATCCGCTGTGCCAGATAAAGCTAAGTTTAGGGTTTGGTTGCCAAAGAGATAGCCAGCAGCGGTGGCGGTGATAGTAATGGTACTGGTTCCGGCTTCACTACCACTATTAGAATAACTGAGGCTGACGGTGGGTGGGGGTGATGGTAAAGGTAGCCGCAGTAGATGTATCATTACCGCCGTTGGTTGTACCGCCATTATCTTGGAGTTGAACGGAAATGGTGGCTGCTGTTTCCCCTGGGGGTGTAGGTGAGGTGCCATCATCGGCGATATCCGGGGAGTAGTAAATAAGGTGTTGCCAGATGACGTTTACCAGAAAGTCGGCAACGGTTTGTGTTTTCGTCAACCACCGAAAATAAAAGTATTTGCCCAGTTATTGACGGTTTGGGGTGAGTTTGTCCAGGTGGATAGGGTTTGGTTGCCTAAGTTGCTGAAACTGGGAGGGTCGTTTACGGCGTCAACGGTAATGGTGAAGGTTTGGATTAGGGATGTGTCGTTACCACCGCCGTTATCTTGGACTACCACATCAAAAGTGGAAATGCCGTTGGCGTCAGCAGTTGGGGTGTAGGAAAGAGTACCGCTACTGTCAACAGTGGGAATAGCAGAGAATAAATCGGGGTTGCTGATGTTGCTGACGGTGTAGGTAGCAGTTTGGCTCGCTTCATCAGCCGGTCTGGGGTTGAAAGTTGCCCAGTTGGTGATGGTTTGCGTTCCGCTGTCTTCGTTTACAGGGATGGGGGTTAGTGGCGGTGAAGCTGGGAGGGTCGTTGACGGGGTTAATGGTGAGGTTGTTGACGGGGTTAATGGTGAGGTTGTTGACGGGGTTAATGGTGAGGTTTACGGTGGCGGGGGTGGCGTAGTTACTGCCATCGCTGCCGTTCCAAGTGAAACTGGTGCTACCGTTGTAGTCGGCGGTGGGGGTAAATGTGAGGCTGGAGATATCGGCGCCGATGTCTTGGTTTAAAGTGACATTGACACCGTTGAGTAGTAATGTGCCGTTGGCAGGAAGGCTGGTAATTTGAATTGTGTTGAGGCTGTCGCCGTCGGCGTCACTGAAGGCACTGGTAAAGTCGGCGGCGGAGAAGGTGATGATGTTGTCTTCATCGCCGGTTTTACTGATGTTGCTGACGGTGGGGATGGTGTTGTAAGTAACGATGTTGTCTGTACTGGTACTGGCGGCTGAGGGGTTGCCTGCGGCGTCAGTGGCAGCATTAGCAATAACAGTGGGGATGACTGTGCCGCTGGTGGTCATGCCGCTAACGGCTACATTATAGGGTGGTGCCGTTGCCGGTGATGGTAGGAGTTAAGGTGCCCCCGCAGTGCTACCGGTAAAACTGATGTCAGTAGCATCAAACCGGTGACAGCTTCTGAGAAGGTGACAGTAAAGTTGATGGGAGAAGTGGGAGCGGGGTCGGTTTGTCCGCCTGCTTGTTCTATGGTGACGGTGGGAGCGATACCATCGATGATGATATTTTTATTGGCACCAAGGGAGTTGGCGGCTCCGGGAGTGGGGAGGGTGAGGGTGGCATCGGTGGTATTGCCTGTGTTCCTAATAGTACCGCCGCTCAGAGCCAGGGCGGTGGTGCTGCTATAGTCGAGGTCGGCGGTTTCGTCACCAGGAGCAACGGTGTAGTTGAAGGTGAGGGTATCGGTGCCGCTGCCGGAACTGTAGGTGGCATTGGCACCAGTGTTTAAGGTGAGGGTGGGGTGCCAGTGACGTTGACGGGTGCGGGAGAAAGTGACGGTAATAGCAATGGTATCGCCCGCTTTGTAACTGCCATCAGCAGTGGTGGCGGTGACGGCAGTAACTGTGATGGTGGTGTTCAGCAGCACTGAGACGTTGTAGTTGTTAGGGTTCGCAACGGCTAAGTCCAGGTGGCCATCGCCGTTGAAGTCTCCAGGGGTGACAGAATACGGAAAGATTCCCAGAGCAAAAGGTGGTTTGGGGGTTAAAACTGCCACTGCCGTTCCCCAGCAGCAGTGAAGTTGGAGCTGAACCAGTTCCCCACGGCTAAGTCCAGGTGGCCATCGCCGTTGAAGTCTCCAGGGGTGACAGAACCCGGAAAGTTTCCCACGGCAAAGGTGGTGTGGGGGTTAAAACTGCCACTGCCGTTCCCCAGCAGCAGTGAGACGTTGGCGCTGTCAGCGTTCGCAACGGCTAAGTCCAGGTGGCCATCGCCGTTGAAGTCTCCAGGGGTGACAGAACCCGGATTGCTTCCCACGGCAAAGGTGGTGTGGGGTTAAAACTGCCACTGCCGTTCCCCAGCAGCAGTGAGACGTTGGCGCTGTCAGCGTTCGCAACGGCTAAGTCCAGGTGGCCATCGCCGTTGAAGTCTTCAGGGTGACAGAACCCGGATTGCTTCCCACGGCAAAGGTGGTGTGGGGGTTAAAACTGCCACTGCCGTTCCCCAGCAGCAGTGAGACGCTGTCATCGTTCGGTACGGCTAAGTCCAGGTGGCCATCGCCGTTGAAGTCTCCAGAGGTGACGGAAAACGGACTGCTTCCCACGGCAAAGGT contains:
- a CDS encoding cadherin-like domain-containing protein; the encoded protein is MTTSGTVIPTVIANAATDAAGNPSAASTSTDNIVTYNTIPTVSNISKTGDEDNIITFSAADFTSAFSDADGDSLNTIQITSLPANGTLLLNGVNVTLNQDIGADISSLTFTPTADYNGSTSFTWNGSDGSNYATPATVNLTINPVNNLTINPVNNLTINPVNDPPSFTATNPHPCKRRQRNANHHQLGNFQPQTG
- a CDS encoding FG-GAP repeat protein; translation: MAVLTPKPPFALGIFPYSVTPGDFNGDGHLDLAVANPNNYNVSVLLNTTITVTAVTATTADGSYKAGDTIAITVTFSRTRQRHWHPTLTLNTGANATYSSGSGTDTLTFNYTVAPGDETADLDYSSTTALALSGGTIRNTGNTTDATLTLPTPGAANSLGANKNIIIDGIAPTVTIEQAGGQTDPAPTSPINFTVTFSEAVTGLMLLTSVLPVALRGHLNSYHHRQRHHPIM
- a CDS encoding VCBS repeat-containing protein produces the protein MGSNPGSVTPGDFNGDGHLDLAVANADSANVSLLLGNGSGSFNPHTTFAVGNFPGSVTPGDFNGDGHLDLAVGNWFSSNFTAAGERQWQF
- a CDS encoding VCBS repeat-containing protein, with protein sequence MGSSPFSVTSGDFNGDGHLDLAVPNDDSVSLLLGNGSGSFNPHTTFAVGSNPGSVTLKTSTAMATWT